Proteins from one Hydrogenophaga sp. SL48 genomic window:
- a CDS encoding sensor histidine kinase produces MKTLRFSFPQLLLVAFLLIGALLGAAALRALFTLDTMMAQGRESTAQAIALSTAAQSLRERSLTMERAARQSLVLGDRQLRQRFFEAAGQSRDILRRLEGNELPADFSRNWLRPLAEVEALLEGPPETAFDRERAVARAFRELDGHSASIAQQVQTIIGNRNDALQSRVEDSRRQLTQQVLGSIALAAVMALGFGVWLARPFQRLEKAIVRLGENRLDLPIDIPGPPDVRRVSQQLEWLRLRLTELDADKARFLRHVSHELKTPLASLHEGVAVLGDGVAGPLNPSQAEVVTILQHNTQLLQHQIETLLRFNAAAFEARQLQREPTDLLALVEEQIEAQRLRWQSHQLEVRAEGRSLVVPVDRQKMASAIGNLLSNAIRFSPPGGQIRLVLQSDAGLASLHVIDQGPGVAEADGQRIFEPFYRGERQPADTVRGSGIGLSIVREYIEAHGGRVQLLPERQGAHFCIELPHAI; encoded by the coding sequence GTGAAGACGCTGCGGTTTTCGTTCCCCCAGCTGCTGCTGGTGGCGTTTCTGCTGATCGGCGCGCTGCTGGGTGCGGCCGCGCTGAGGGCGCTGTTCACACTCGACACCATGATGGCGCAGGGCCGCGAGAGCACGGCCCAGGCGATCGCGCTGAGCACGGCGGCGCAATCGCTGCGCGAACGCAGCCTGACCATGGAGCGGGCGGCCCGGCAGTCGCTGGTGCTGGGCGACCGCCAGCTGCGCCAGCGTTTTTTTGAGGCCGCGGGTCAGTCGCGCGACATCCTCCGCAGGCTGGAAGGCAATGAACTTCCCGCCGATTTTTCCCGCAACTGGCTGCGGCCTCTGGCCGAGGTGGAGGCCTTGCTGGAGGGCCCGCCAGAAACCGCATTTGATCGCGAGCGTGCCGTGGCCCGCGCCTTCCGCGAGCTCGACGGCCACAGCGCGTCCATCGCCCAGCAGGTGCAGACCATCATCGGCAACCGCAACGACGCCCTGCAGTCCCGGGTGGAAGACAGCCGGCGCCAGCTGACGCAGCAGGTGCTGGGCTCCATCGCGCTGGCGGCGGTGATGGCGCTGGGGTTCGGCGTCTGGCTGGCCCGACCGTTCCAGCGGCTGGAGAAGGCCATCGTCCGCCTGGGCGAGAACCGGCTGGACCTGCCGATCGACATCCCGGGGCCGCCCGACGTGCGCCGCGTGAGCCAGCAGCTGGAGTGGCTGCGCCTGCGCCTGACCGAGCTCGACGCCGACAAGGCCCGCTTTCTGCGCCACGTGTCGCACGAACTCAAGACCCCGCTGGCCTCGCTGCACGAGGGCGTGGCGGTACTGGGCGACGGCGTGGCCGGCCCGCTCAACCCCAGCCAGGCCGAGGTGGTGACCATCCTGCAGCACAACACCCAGCTGCTGCAGCACCAGATTGAAACCCTGCTGCGCTTCAACGCGGCGGCGTTCGAGGCCCGCCAGTTGCAACGCGAACCCACCGACCTGCTGGCCCTGGTGGAAGAGCAGATCGAGGCCCAGCGGCTGCGCTGGCAGTCGCACCAGCTGGAGGTGCGTGCCGAGGGCCGCTCGCTGGTGGTGCCGGTGGACCGCCAGAAAATGGCCTCGGCCATCGGCAACCTGCTGTCCAACGCGATCCGTTTTTCGCCTCCCGGCGGGCAGATCCGCCTGGTGCTGCAGAGCGACGCGGGCCTGGCCAGCCTGCACGTGATCGACCAGGGCCCGGGGGTGGCCGAAGCAGACGGCCAGCGCATTTTTGAACCGTTTTACCGCGGTGAACGCCAGCCGGCAGACACGGTACGGGGGTCGGGCATCGGGCTGTCCATCGTGCGCGAATACATTGAGGCCCATGGCGGCCGTGTTCAACTGCTGCCTGAGCGCCAGGGCGCCCACTTCTGCATCGAATTGCCTCATGCCATCTGA
- a CDS encoding sigma 54-interacting transcriptional regulator yields MNTPVERAPSAPAGSRGRLLVVDDDPDMLRLLSMRLGAAGYQVTAVGSAEAALSQLDIERPQLVLSDVRLPGRDGLALFDEVRTRHPSLPVILLTAHGTIPDAVEATARGVFGYLTKPYEARELLEKIAQALAMSAPAGPSHPADEQWRAEIVSRSNRMADLLAEARMVAQSDASVLLRGDSGTGKEVLAHAIHRASPRAKRPFIAVNCGAIPEALLESELFGHMKGAFTDAVANHKGLFQAADGGTLLLDEIGDMPPALQVKLLRVLQERAVRPLGSSQSLPVDVRIISATHRDLEAAMALGQFREDLYYRLNVVTLTLPTLAERREDIALLANHFLSKLAAKYGKRSSGFAPEALKALTMSAWPGNVRQLYNVVEQVCALSTTPLVSLALVQRALRTPSVEVLSFADARQRFEREYLVGLLKMTDGNVADAARLAQRNRTEFYRLLQKHALTPGLFKSDTGTGLADEGADPVADT; encoded by the coding sequence ATGAACACCCCCGTCGAGCGGGCACCGTCGGCCCCGGCCGGGTCGCGCGGGCGCCTGCTGGTGGTGGACGACGACCCCGACATGCTGCGCCTGCTGTCGATGCGGCTCGGGGCGGCGGGTTACCAGGTGACGGCGGTCGGCTCCGCCGAAGCGGCGCTCAGCCAGCTCGACATCGAGCGGCCGCAGCTGGTGCTGTCGGACGTGCGCCTGCCCGGGCGCGATGGCCTGGCGCTGTTCGACGAGGTCCGCACGCGCCACCCCTCGCTGCCGGTGATCCTGCTCACCGCGCACGGCACCATCCCCGATGCGGTGGAGGCCACCGCGCGCGGCGTCTTCGGCTACCTCACCAAACCCTACGAAGCGCGGGAGTTGCTGGAGAAAATCGCCCAGGCCCTGGCCATGAGCGCCCCGGCGGGCCCCAGCCACCCCGCCGACGAGCAGTGGCGCGCCGAGATCGTCAGCCGCTCCAACCGCATGGCCGACCTGCTGGCCGAGGCGCGCATGGTGGCGCAGTCGGACGCGAGCGTGCTGCTGCGCGGCGACAGCGGCACCGGCAAGGAGGTGCTGGCCCACGCGATCCACCGAGCCAGCCCGCGCGCCAAGCGTCCCTTCATCGCGGTCAACTGCGGCGCCATCCCCGAGGCCCTGCTCGAATCCGAGCTGTTCGGCCACATGAAGGGCGCCTTCACCGACGCCGTGGCCAACCACAAGGGCCTGTTCCAGGCGGCCGACGGCGGCACGCTGCTGCTCGACGAGATCGGTGACATGCCGCCGGCCCTGCAGGTCAAGCTGCTGCGCGTGCTGCAGGAGCGCGCGGTGCGCCCGCTGGGATCGAGCCAGTCGCTGCCGGTGGACGTGCGCATCATCTCGGCGACCCACCGCGACCTGGAGGCCGCGATGGCGCTGGGCCAGTTTCGCGAAGACCTCTACTACCGCCTCAACGTGGTCACGCTGACCCTGCCCACGCTGGCCGAGCGCCGCGAAGACATCGCCCTGCTGGCCAACCACTTCCTCTCGAAACTGGCCGCCAAATACGGCAAGCGCAGCTCCGGCTTTGCGCCTGAGGCGCTCAAGGCGCTGACGATGTCGGCGTGGCCGGGCAACGTGCGCCAGCTCTACAACGTGGTCGAGCAGGTCTGCGCCCTGTCCACCACGCCCCTGGTGTCGCTGGCGCTGGTGCAGCGCGCCCTGCGCACCCCCTCCGTCGAGGTGCTGAGCTTCGCCGACGCGCGGCAGCGCTTCGAACGCGAGTACCTGGTGGGGTTGCTGAAAATGACCGACGGCAATGTGGCCGACGCGGCGCGGCTGGCACAGCGCAACCGCACCGAGTTCTACCGCCTGCTGCAAAAACACGCACTGACGCCGGGCCTGTTCAAAAGCGACACCGGAACCGGCCTGGCCGACGAGGGCGCCGACCCTGTCGCCGATACGTGA
- a CDS encoding glucan biosynthesis protein G — protein sequence MPRPFSLISAPRAPGRWTVLFALLAMLAGAPAMAQGFDWTTLSHLAQTRAQAPYRANGDKLPAELKALDYDQMRLIRFRDERATWFTEQLPFHAQFFHPGGTQTDTVRVHEITGGTAQPIPFQSERFEYGRQIVDPTAWGDVGYAGFRLLHPVNRPGTMDEIAAFVGASYFRALGKNQQYGLSARGLAIDTVGAGAEEFPRFTEFWLERPAPGATEVTVYALLESPRSTGAYRFVIRPGSQTTMTVHARVYLRAGSAPVTTLGLAPLTSMFTFGENQRHATDFRPEVHDSDGLMVVTGEGEWLWRPLQNPRHLVISSFAMQQLRGFGLMQRDRAFASFEDVEARYERRPSAWVKPLGDWGPGRVELVQLPTPDETHDNIVAYWVPARTPLPGEALELAYELAWQGDDQTRPPSAWVTQTRKGYGYTKLSPQEQAQQPKFVLEFAGPSLAALPAGADVRAMVSADSNGRVLEALAYPNPATQTWRAVIRVERIDPARPVELRAFLQHQNHTLSETWTHLLLPE from the coding sequence ATGCCCCGCCCTTTTTCCCTCATTTCAGCCCCCCGCGCACCCGGCCGCTGGACCGTGCTTTTCGCGCTGCTGGCCATGCTGGCCGGGGCTCCGGCGATGGCCCAGGGGTTCGACTGGACCACCCTGAGCCACCTGGCCCAGACCCGCGCGCAGGCGCCTTACCGCGCAAACGGCGACAAGCTGCCGGCCGAACTGAAGGCGCTGGACTACGACCAGATGCGGCTCATCCGCTTCCGCGATGAACGCGCCACCTGGTTCACCGAACAGCTGCCTTTCCACGCCCAGTTCTTCCACCCGGGCGGAACCCAGACCGACACGGTTCGTGTCCACGAAATCACGGGTGGCACCGCGCAACCCATCCCCTTCCAGAGCGAGCGCTTCGAATACGGTCGGCAGATCGTCGACCCCACCGCCTGGGGCGACGTCGGTTACGCCGGTTTCCGCCTGCTCCACCCGGTGAACCGGCCGGGCACCATGGACGAAATAGCGGCCTTCGTCGGCGCGAGCTACTTCCGGGCCCTCGGCAAGAACCAGCAGTACGGCCTGTCGGCGCGCGGCCTGGCCATCGACACCGTGGGCGCGGGCGCCGAAGAGTTCCCGCGCTTCACCGAGTTCTGGCTGGAGCGCCCAGCCCCCGGCGCCACAGAGGTCACGGTCTACGCCCTGCTGGAGTCGCCTCGCAGCACCGGCGCCTACCGCTTCGTGATCCGCCCGGGCAGCCAGACCACCATGACCGTGCACGCGCGGGTGTACCTGCGCGCGGGCAGCGCGCCCGTGACCACGCTGGGCCTGGCACCGCTCACCAGCATGTTCACCTTCGGCGAAAACCAGCGCCACGCCACCGACTTCCGCCCGGAGGTCCACGACTCCGACGGCCTGATGGTCGTGACCGGCGAGGGCGAGTGGCTGTGGCGCCCGCTGCAGAACCCGCGCCATCTGGTGATCAGCTCGTTTGCCATGCAGCAACTGCGCGGCTTCGGCCTGATGCAGCGCGACCGCGCCTTTGCCAGCTTTGAGGACGTGGAGGCCCGCTACGAGCGCCGCCCCAGCGCCTGGGTCAAGCCGCTGGGCGACTGGGGCCCGGGCCGGGTGGAGCTGGTGCAGCTGCCGACCCCTGACGAAACGCACGACAACATCGTTGCCTACTGGGTGCCGGCCCGCACGCCCCTGCCGGGCGAAGCACTGGAACTGGCCTACGAACTGGCCTGGCAAGGCGACGACCAGACCCGCCCGCCATCGGCCTGGGTGACCCAGACCCGCAAGGGCTATGGCTACACCAAGCTCAGTCCCCAGGAACAGGCCCAACAGCCCAAGTTCGTGCTCGAGTTCGCGGGCCCGTCGCTGGCGGCCCTGCCTGCGGGCGCCGACGTGCGCGCCATGGTCAGCGCCGACAGCAACGGCCGGGTGCTCGAAGCCCTGGCCTACCCCAACCCCGCCACCCAGACCTGGCGCGCCGTGATCCGCGTGGAACGCATCGACCCGGCCCGCCCGGTCGAACTGCGCGCCTTTCTCCAACACCAGAACCACACCCTGAGCGAAACATGGACACACCTACTCTTGCCCGAGTGA
- the mdoH gene encoding glucans biosynthesis glucosyltransferase MdoH, with protein MDTPTLARVTPATGGRSRLREERHPNAVTAPPVHRGSMVPRPWRGFWKSIGAAMLSAASACLPGQSRPQAVRGPRPMAWETAGNRRRTVFSVLTVLSTLLAASLYHRAQPDGENTWLQVAQLGLFVLLSAWVITGFVTALMGFWVMLRGDRHTLTAASVRDHAMNPEARTALIMPICNEDVATVFAGLRATCESLIGTGHAGQFDVFVLSDSYDPAIAAAERQAWEALRAALAEQPGQPPIEVYYRLRSRRTHRKAGNVADFCRRWGKDYRYMVVLDADSVMSGSCLVSLTQLMEANPRAGIIQTATQAIGHATLHARAQQFGSRVTGQLFTLGMQFWQLGESHYWGHNAIIRVEPFMKHCALAPIEGKGGMSGGIMSHDFVEAALMRRAGYHVWLVSDLTGSYEQQPPDLLSELQRDRRWCQGNLQNSRLIAEPGIHRVHRFMFGIGAMSYLAAPLWLAFMALGTALVLSHPDPLSSLRSVSDERLVLWAWTLCLLFLPRLLGLLAVFLKGEQKRFGGVGNLLASAGLESALALIQAPIRMVAHSLFVLVAVTGIQLDWKSPPREANGVAWRGAAAQLAPIAAVVGLVLVGVAALNPDALLWMLPVTLPLVLAVPFTVATGHVELGAWMRSRGALLIPEESWSPAVLRRAWRHASRLSLLKLA; from the coding sequence ATGGACACACCTACTCTTGCCCGAGTGACGCCCGCCACGGGCGGCCGCAGCCGGTTGCGCGAGGAGCGCCACCCCAACGCCGTGACCGCACCGCCGGTCCACCGCGGGTCCATGGTGCCCCGGCCCTGGCGAGGCTTCTGGAAGAGCATCGGCGCCGCCATGCTGTCGGCGGCCAGCGCCTGCCTGCCCGGTCAGTCCAGGCCCCAGGCCGTTCGCGGCCCCCGGCCCATGGCCTGGGAGACCGCCGGCAACCGCCGCCGGACGGTGTTTTCGGTGCTCACGGTGCTGAGCACCCTGCTGGCCGCAAGCCTGTACCACCGCGCCCAGCCCGACGGTGAAAACACCTGGCTGCAGGTGGCGCAGCTGGGGCTGTTCGTGCTGCTCTCGGCCTGGGTGATCACGGGCTTCGTGACAGCGCTCATGGGCTTCTGGGTGATGCTGCGCGGCGACCGCCACACGCTCACGGCCGCCTCGGTGCGCGACCACGCCATGAACCCCGAGGCGCGCACCGCCCTCATCATGCCGATCTGCAACGAAGACGTGGCCACCGTGTTCGCCGGCCTGAGGGCCACCTGCGAGTCGCTGATCGGCACCGGCCACGCAGGCCAGTTCGACGTGTTCGTGCTCTCCGACAGCTATGACCCCGCCATCGCCGCGGCCGAACGGCAGGCCTGGGAGGCCTTGCGCGCCGCCCTGGCCGAGCAGCCAGGCCAGCCGCCGATCGAGGTGTATTACCGCCTGCGCAGCCGCCGCACCCACCGCAAGGCCGGCAACGTGGCCGACTTCTGCCGCCGCTGGGGCAAGGACTACCGCTACATGGTGGTGCTCGACGCCGACAGCGTCATGAGCGGCAGCTGCCTGGTGTCGCTGACCCAGCTGATGGAAGCCAACCCGCGCGCGGGCATCATCCAGACCGCCACCCAGGCCATCGGCCACGCCACCCTGCACGCCCGGGCGCAGCAGTTCGGCTCGCGCGTGACGGGCCAGCTGTTCACCCTGGGCATGCAGTTCTGGCAGCTCGGCGAATCGCACTACTGGGGCCACAACGCCATCATCCGTGTCGAACCCTTCATGAAGCACTGCGCACTGGCGCCGATAGAAGGCAAGGGCGGCATGTCCGGCGGCATCATGTCGCACGACTTCGTCGAGGCCGCGCTGATGCGCCGCGCCGGTTATCACGTGTGGCTGGTGTCCGACCTCACCGGCAGCTACGAGCAGCAACCGCCGGACCTGCTGTCCGAACTGCAGCGCGACCGTCGCTGGTGCCAGGGCAACCTGCAGAACTCGCGCCTGATCGCCGAACCCGGCATCCACCGCGTGCACCGCTTCATGTTCGGCATCGGCGCCATGTCCTACCTGGCAGCGCCACTGTGGCTGGCCTTCATGGCGCTGGGCACGGCGCTGGTGCTGAGCCACCCGGACCCGCTGTCGTCGCTGCGCAGCGTGTCGGACGAGCGTCTGGTGCTGTGGGCATGGACGCTCTGCCTGCTGTTCCTGCCGCGCCTGCTGGGCCTGCTGGCGGTGTTCCTCAAGGGTGAACAAAAACGCTTCGGTGGTGTCGGCAACCTGCTGGCCAGCGCCGGGCTGGAGAGCGCGCTGGCGCTGATCCAGGCGCCCATCCGCATGGTGGCGCATTCGCTGTTCGTGCTGGTGGCCGTCACCGGCATCCAGCTCGACTGGAAGTCACCGCCTCGGGAAGCCAATGGCGTGGCCTGGCGCGGTGCGGCGGCCCAGTTGGCGCCCATCGCTGCCGTGGTCGGTCTGGTGCTGGTCGGCGTGGCCGCCCTCAACCCCGACGCGCTGCTCTGGATGCTGCCGGTGACCCTCCCGCTGGTGCTGGCGGTACCGTTCACCGTGGCCACGGGACACGTCGAACTCGGCGCCTGGATGCGTTCACGCGGCGCCCTGCTGATCCCGGAAGAATCGTGGTCCCCGGCGGTGCTGCGCCGGGCCTGGCGCCACGCCTCGCGCCTGTCGCTGCTCAAGCTCGCCTGA
- a CDS encoding energy-coupling factor ABC transporter permease, translating to MLFFLELALGLLCLGVALWLQPWRMLAGPLLTPALAGLVVLPWLWLLPQHMPQGLAVQFSGASLLVLMLGWPLAVLVLSGVALVVWALGAGGLALAVSQWVWIGLAPATIALFIGAVLRRWLPPNPFVYTLGRGFLGTAAAVFLSGLLMELIYRLAGGVALEQALVARWLMAWGDAFLTGMACAIFVAFAPQWLATWSDERYLHPPGG from the coding sequence ATGTTGTTTTTTCTTGAATTGGCGCTGGGCCTGCTCTGCCTGGGGGTGGCCCTGTGGCTCCAGCCCTGGCGCATGCTGGCGGGCCCTTTGCTGACGCCGGCCCTGGCCGGCTTGGTCGTCCTGCCGTGGCTGTGGCTGCTCCCGCAGCACATGCCGCAGGGCCTGGCGGTGCAGTTCTCGGGCGCGAGCCTGCTGGTGTTGATGCTGGGCTGGCCGCTGGCGGTGCTGGTGCTCAGCGGCGTGGCGCTGGTGGTCTGGGCCCTTGGCGCTGGGGGGCTTGCGCTGGCGGTGTCGCAGTGGGTCTGGATCGGCCTGGCGCCTGCGACGATCGCCCTGTTCATCGGCGCCGTGCTGCGGCGCTGGCTGCCGCCCAACCCGTTCGTTTACACGCTGGGTCGTGGCTTTCTGGGCACGGCCGCGGCCGTGTTCCTCTCGGGCTTGTTGATGGAGCTGATCTACCGGCTGGCCGGGGGCGTGGCGCTGGAACAGGCGCTCGTGGCGCGCTGGCTCATGGCCTGGGGCGATGCCTTCCTCACCGGCATGGCCTGCGCCATCTTCGTGGCCTTTGCGCCCCAGTGGCTCGCCACCTGGTCCGACGAGCGCTACCTCCATCCCCCCGGCGGCTGA